A section of the Saccopteryx leptura isolate mSacLep1 chromosome 6, mSacLep1_pri_phased_curated, whole genome shotgun sequence genome encodes:
- the CHGA gene encoding chromogranin-A — MRSSAVLALLLCAGQAIALPVNSPMNKEDTEVLKCIVEVISDTLSKPSPMPVSQECFETLRGDERILSILRHQNLLKELQDLALQGAQERAHQQKQHSDVEDELSEVLEKQNGQAELKEGRGELSSNEAVEKRGDSDEVEKNGQDTDGAGPQASPEPGQGSKFEEDNQAPGEEEVANTHTPASLPSQKHPGPQTEGDSEGSSQGLVDKENGLGTEQGQQAEREEEEEDTEAREKAVSEEEGPTAALNPYPSPGYKEVQRGESWPQALAVDGVGKTGAEEARSPEGKGERERPRQAEEEKAAVPPGLFRGGKSRELEQEEEHLSKEWEDAKRWSKMDQLAKELTAEKRLEGEDEEEDDPDRSMRLSFQARGHGFRGPGLPLRRGWRPSSQEDAAEAGLPLQLRGYPEEKKEEEGSANRRPEDQELESLSAIEAELEKVAHQLQALRRG, encoded by the exons GTGTTGAAGTGCATCGTTGAGGTCATCTCTGACACGCTGTCCAAGCCCAGCCCCATGCCTGTGAGCCAGGAGTGTTTTGAGACCCTCCGAGGAG ATGAACGGATCCTCTCAATCCTGCGACATCAGAATTTGCTGAAAGAGCTCCAGGACCTTGCTCTCCAAG gtgcccaggagagggcaCACCAGCAGAAGCAGCACAGCGATGTTGAGGATGAACTCTCGGAGGTTCTTGAGAAGCAGAACGGCCAGGCTGAGCTGAAGG aggggagaggagagctgTCCTCCAATGAGGCCGTGGAGAAGAGGGGGGATTCTGACGAAGTGGAGAAGAATGGTCAAGACACGGATGGAGCTGGGCCCCAGGCCTCCCCCGAGCCTGGACAGGGGTCCAAGTTTGAGGAGGACAACCAGGCCCCAGGGGAGGAGGAGGTCGCCAACACTCACACCCCAGCCAGCCTCCCCAGCCAGAAACACCCAGGCCCACAGACTGAGGGGGACAGCGAGGGCTCCTCCCAAGGTCTGGTGGACAAAGAGAACGGCTTGGGCACAGAGCAAGGGcagcaggcagagagagaagaggaggaggaggacacagaggccaGAGAGAAGGCTGTCTCAGAAGAAGAAGGCCCTACTGCAGCTCTGAACCCCTACCCGAGTCCCGGCTACAAGGAGGTCCAGAGGGGTGAGA gttggccccaggctctggctGTGGATGGAGTGGGGAAGACCGGGGCTGAGGAAGCTCGGTCCCCCGAGGGCAAGGGGGAACGGGAGCGGCCCCGGCAGGCGGAAGAGGAGAAGGCAGCGGTCCCTCCAGGTCTCTTCCGAGGCGGGAAGAGCAGGGAgctggagcaggaggaggagcaccTCTCCAAGGAGTGGGAGGACGCCAAGCGATGGAGCAAAATGGACCAACTGGCCAAAGAGCTGACGGCTGAGAAGCGGCTGGAgggggaggacgaggaggaggacgaCCCCGACCGCTCCATGAGGCTCTCCTTCCAGGCCCGGGGCCACGGCTTCAGGGGCCCCGGGCTGCCGCTGCGCCGAGGCTGGAGGCCGTCCTCCCAGGAGGATGCGGCCGAGGCGGGCCTGCCCCTGCAGCTGCGCGGCTACccggaggagaagaaagaggaggagggcagCGCCAACCGCAGGCCAGAG GACCAGGAGCTGGAGAGCCTGTCGGCCATCGAGGCAGAGCTGGAGAAGGTGGCCCACCAGCTGCAGGCGCTGCGGCGGGGGTGA